CATAAGGTGTTGAAAGAAAGAGGCCAAGTGATGGAAATGTAATTTCTAGGAACATTAATTTTTTTATGACGGCCAAGGTTCTCTAAATTCAACACCTTTTTATGTACGGATTTTTTCCGTACATTTGTATAGCAAATAACAATCAACATGGCAACATCAGTAGATCGTATCGACATTCGAATCAGCAAGGAGAATAAAGATTTGATAAAATATGCTGCTGAAATAAGTGGATTCAAAACTGTTTCAGAGTTCATCGTTTCTTTGGCGAAAAAAGAAGCCAAGCGAATCATTGAAGAAGAGACTAAATTACTGAAGTCAATGGAAGACAAAATTCATTTTGTTGAAGCATTATTGAATCCTCCTGCTCCGAATAAAGCTTTAAAATCTGCATTAGAGCAATATAACGATCTATTTAATTCCGCCGCACCTAATGATTTCGACAGTTTTAGAAAAAAAGCATAATCGTAAGAATTTTAGATGCGGCGTAGATGAATTAGACATTTATCTAAAGCAATATGCAAATCAAGATATCAAAAGAAGATTAGCGGTTTGTTACGTCATTGCCGACAAAAATAACGATGTGATTGGATACTACACGCTTTCTTCCAATCACATCGATATATCAGATATCCTCGAAAATTTAGCAAAATCTTTAACCTATTCGGAGGTGCCGGTAATCATTATTGGTCGCTTAGCGGTACACCAGGATTATCAAGGAAACAAGCTAGGCCAAGCCTTACTTATTGATGCCTTTAAGCGAATACTAGAAATTAGCACACTTGTTGGAAATCATGCTGTCATCGTTGACCCAACGAATGAGCCAGCTGAGAAATTTTATGCTAAACTGGGATTTATTCCATTAAAAAAGTCAAAACGAATGTTTCTGCCATTGCGAACTATTGTCGATCTATTCGAAAAATAGATGGTCTGGTATCAAATACGGAAGCGTTTTTACGCTTTTAACAATTTAGTAACCAAAATTCCCCCTCACACCCTCAATCTGATAGCAATGTCTTTTGCTATGCGTCGCTATAACCGTCAACCATTCAAATCTCGTCAAGTATCCTAATTTCGGAAACTCCATATCCATACACAACAGCGTCAAATCTTTATCCTTAATATCCAATACCAACTTCGTTTTTCTAGCCAGCACACGTTCCAACAGGTCATCCTTCACATAGCTTTCCTGTCTAGGCAACAAACTCTTATCCGCTTCGAACTTGGAGTTTAAATCCATGAATAGCGATCGAATAGCTGGCACTTGTTCATCAAAAGCGCGATTATAGGTCTGCACTTTCTGATCGGGAATTCCACTCGAACTTCGTAGAATATGCTCTACGATTTGTCCTATGCTCCATCCGCCATCGGCGGGCTTTTGATTAATCTGCTCATCGCTAAGATCTTGAATAATCCCCTTAAGCTGATCAAAAACCTCCGTAATTTCCTTTGATATTTGCTGATTGATTTCCATCGTGTAATTCTTTGCTACAATATCTCAAATACTATGCAAAGATCACTTGTCTTACGGCAAGAGATGTCGGGATTGGTTACTTAGATGGTTGGAAATGTACGTTGTTACTGTCTTTCGTACGTTTAGACTGGGCTAGTTTCTTCGACAACTCTTCCGCTTCCTCAATAAGCACCTGAACATAATTTACTCTCGAATTCATGGCATCATGATTCCAGTCCAAACCAAGCTTATTAATGTTGACAGACAGCCCAACCAACAAGGCATTGATGCGGTAAGCGAGCGTTTGCAGGTGTTGTATATCCGCCTTAAAGGCTTTTCCACGGAGAGGCTCTTTCGCAAATTGCTCCAGCGAATCATAACTTTGCGCCAATGAAGCTTGCGTAAATTTGCGTAGCAATCGAAGGTCATAATGATTCAAATTCTCTGTTTGATAGCTCTCTTCGATTTTATCTAGGTAATCACGAAAATGTTTGTAAAGGGACGCTGTCGTCTGTTCAACGCTTCGATAGTGGTTGATAGGAATCGCCAGACACCCTAGAACCGCAAAGATAGATCCTAAGAGCGTGAAAGCAAATCTACTGCCTAGGATATCATGAAGCTCTCCTTCATGTAATTTCTGGCCAAGCAAGATGGTGATTGTGATAAAAATCACGCATACCAGATAATTCGGCTTGTTGAATAGGAGGAACAGATATAAGCATAATGCAGCAATCGCCAAAAGTACTAAGGTGTTTTTAATAAAAACCAGTAAGAGGAGACTGGCCGCAATACCGATCAATGACCCCACAATCCGTTGGTAGTTTCTCTTTTGCGTAATGGTATAGCTTGGCCTAGCGACTAAGATGATCGTCAAAAGAATCCAAGATGCATATCGATATTCCGGTAGGAGATAACCGATTAATCCGCCCGATATCAAAAGGATCGACATACGAACAGCATACGAAAAAATGGGCGATCGGAAATTTAAGTTCTTGACAATAGTTTGGAAACTGCTTTGTGGAGCAACGAAATCTTTAAAGTTTTTAGATTCTATCCAAGAGTCATCAGCAGCAAATTTACTGACATGGATGTTTTGCAAAATATCCGACAGCTGTTTTAGTTGAGCGCTTATGGAATAAATTAGGGCTGCTTTTTCGGGTGATGACTGACGCTGATCTGCCTCTAATTGTAAGAATAATCTATTCAGCTCGGAAGTTCCTATGCTTCTGAATGTCTTCTCTTTGTTCGATTGCATTAATCGCGCAGTTTCGAAGGCTAGAATAGCCAAAGATCGTCGGATGGTGTGTAGGGTCTTTCCGCCTCGCAAAGTCTCTCTGATCGTCTCATAATCATTATCCACCGCCATCAGCAGTTCGTATAGGTCAACCAATTGGTAAAGTTTCCCTAGCCAGCGTTTGCTGTAAGCATTTCCTTCCTGCAACAGATACTTGTCGCGCAATAAAATGGAACGTACAGACTCTAATTGGTCGCTCACCCTCGAATGTAGGGCGCTCAATTGCTTATAAGTCTTATTCAACGGTACATCTTCGTCATAGCAATCTACTTTCAGACGTATAAGTTTCGCCATGTTGCTGATCCCACCTTCTACTGCATAGCGTAAGGAACGATGAGGAAATAGGTAGACTTGTGCAATACAAACGATAAAGAAGAATATGGCACCTGCTGTTACAGAAAGGCTAAATTGAATAGGATCTTCTGGACGAAGACCAATAGTAAAACTGGCAACGATCAACCCTAAATTGCCGACAACGTTGATTCGGAATCCCAATAAAGCAATAATTGTATAAACGAAGCCAAAGATTCCCAAAAGTAATACAATAGTCCAGGAGTCGTAATGTAAAGCAAGCGAGCTTGTTATCGCTGTAATAAAAAAGATGGGAATACAGTAGGCTGCTGTAGTAAGTTTGTC
The DNA window shown above is from Sphingobacterium hotanense and carries:
- a CDS encoding type II toxin-antitoxin system TacA family antitoxin codes for the protein MATSVDRIDIRISKENKDLIKYAAEISGFKTVSEFIVSLAKKEAKRIIEEETKLLKSMEDKIHFVEALLNPPAPNKALKSALEQYNDLFNSAAPNDFDSFRKKA
- a CDS encoding GNAT family N-acetyltransferase, encoding MISTVLEKKHNRKNFRCGVDELDIYLKQYANQDIKRRLAVCYVIADKNNDVIGYYTLSSNHIDISDILENLAKSLTYSEVPVIIIGRLAVHQDYQGNKLGQALLIDAFKRILEISTLVGNHAVIVDPTNEPAEKFYAKLGFIPLKKSKRMFLPLRTIVDLFEK
- a CDS encoding DinB family protein gives rise to the protein MEINQQISKEITEVFDQLKGIIQDLSDEQINQKPADGGWSIGQIVEHILRSSSGIPDQKVQTYNRAFDEQVPAIRSLFMDLNSKFEADKSLLPRQESYVKDDLLERVLARKTKLVLDIKDKDLTLLCMDMEFPKLGYLTRFEWLTVIATHSKRHCYQIEGVRGNFGY
- a CDS encoding FUSC family protein gives rise to the protein MLFLFWDGHIAVAFAVGTLLASLTDLPGNKADKLTTAAYCIPIFFITAITSSLALHYDSWTIVLLLGIFGFVYTIIALLGFRINVVGNLGLIVASFTIGLRPEDPIQFSLSVTAGAIFFFIVCIAQVYLFPHRSLRYAVEGGISNMAKLIRLKVDCYDEDVPLNKTYKQLSALHSRVSDQLESVRSILLRDKYLLQEGNAYSKRWLGKLYQLVDLYELLMAVDNDYETIRETLRGGKTLHTIRRSLAILAFETARLMQSNKEKTFRSIGTSELNRLFLQLEADQRQSSPEKAALIYSISAQLKQLSDILQNIHVSKFAADDSWIESKNFKDFVAPQSSFQTIVKNLNFRSPIFSYAVRMSILLISGGLIGYLLPEYRYASWILLTIILVARPSYTITQKRNYQRIVGSLIGIAASLLLLVFIKNTLVLLAIAALCLYLFLLFNKPNYLVCVIFITITILLGQKLHEGELHDILGSRFAFTLLGSIFAVLGCLAIPINHYRSVEQTTASLYKHFRDYLDKIEESYQTENLNHYDLRLLRKFTQASLAQSYDSLEQFAKEPLRGKAFKADIQHLQTLAYRINALLVGLSVNINKLGLDWNHDAMNSRVNYVQVLIEEAEELSKKLAQSKRTKDSNNVHFQPSK